The nucleotide window CGGTGAGGGCGCACCCGGCGAGAACGGTGGCCCGCCGGGCGATCTGTTGATCGACGTCTCGATCGAGGATCACGACGTCTTCGAGCGCGACGGGCGGGATCTCCACCGCCGGGTCGCCGTCTCCTTCCCGCAGGCCGTCTTCGGCGACGAGATCACCGTCGAGACCATCGACGGCGAACTCAAAATGGACGTGCCCGCGGGCACGCAGTCGGGCGAGGTGTTCCGCCTGCGCGGCGAGGGCATGCCCCACCTCCACGGGCGACGCCAGGGCGATCTCTACGTGAAAGTCCAGGTCGTCACGCCCGACGATCTGACCGAGGAGCAACGCGAAGCCCTGAAAGCGTTCGCGGAGGCCGGCGGCGAAGAGATCGACGTCGATCGCGGCTTTTTCGAGAAGCTGAAAGACACGTTCTAAACCAGTGGGTCCCCACGCCGGGCGAGACGCGGCTACGTGGGCGCGACGGTCGTGGGTTCTTCCTCGAACAGTTGTTCGAGCAACGCCCTGAGAGCGTGACGGAGGTGCCGGTTGACCGTCGGCTGTGAGACGTCGAGCAGGTCGGCCACCTCCTGGCCGGTCGACTCCCGGGGCCACTCGAAAAAGCCCGCGAAGAAGGCCGTCCGGAGCACGGCCAACTGGCGGTCGGTGAGCCCCTCGAACAGTCCCGCGACGAGTTCCTGACGGGTCTGCGCGTCACGCGTGACGTTTTTCCGCGCCAGCAGCTCGACGCTCGGGTGGCGCTCGCGGATCATGTCGACGAACTCCCGGACGTCGGTCCCGACGGGCACGTCGACGACGACCTCGATCTCGTCGCCGTCGGCGCCTATCGACCGCGGAACGCCGCCGTACTCGACGAGTCGGGCAGCACAAACCGTGCCCGCGACGGTCGCCTCGAACAGCGTCCGGCCCTCGTCGCCGCCGATCTGGCGGTACTCGCGCACGGCGTGGAGCTCGTCCAGCACGTCGGCCATAGCCGCCGGATCGGCGTCCTCGACCTCGAAGAACAGTGGCGAGGCGTCTTCGGGGCGACTCGCGAGGCCGACGTACTCGACGGTGGCGTCGGCGGCAGCCGCGACGCGGCCCAGAAACGTCTCTTCGCGGTCCAGTCTAAGTCGGAGTTCGACGAACTCGTCGGTGTACAGCGCCCGGAAGGCCTCCAGTGCCCTGATCGCGTTCGCGATGTTCTCTCCGAGCTCCTCGAAGATGCGCCGTTCGAGGTCACCGAACGCGCCGGCCTCTGTGGCGTAGACCGTGAGCACGCCGTAGCTGTGCTCGTCGATTTCGAGCGGGACGGCGACGAGCGACGCGAACTCTTCGACCAGCGCGTGCTTGCGCCACGCCTCGTTCGTGACGTTGTCGACGACCGATCGGACGACCACGGGCTCGCCGTCGGTCGCGGCCTGGACCGACGGGTCCGGCGTCGGCGCGTCGGTCGACAGCGAGACCGCATCGAGATACGCGTGGCCCTCGCCGGCCCAGACTCGCGGGACGAGACTGCCATCGTCGAGAGAGCCGATCCAGGCGAACACAGTGTCGCCGCTCTCGACCAGGCGCTCACAGACCGCCGACTCGATCTCCTCGCGCGTTCTGGACCCGACCAGCGACCGGTTGATGCGGCGGATGGTCTCGGTGATCTGGATCTGGCGACGGAGCCGGCGGTTCTGGGCCTCCAGCTGGCGTTGTTTGTCCTGGAGGGCGGCGTCGCTCTCCAGTCGGGAGAGTGCCGTCGCCATCGTCGCGGCGAGCGTCTCCGCGAGGCGGCGATCGTCCGGTCTGACGTCGGCGTCGTCGGTGGCGGCCAGGAGCACGCCGTGTTCTCCGATCGGCACGAGGAGGGCGCAGTTCACCGCCGACGTCAGGATCTGGGTCCCGTCGAGCGCCCTGTCGTCGGCCGTGACGACCTCGCCCGACGCGTAGGCCTCCCAGAGGAGGTCGCCGGCCCGGGGGTCGTAGCCAGCGGTCGGCTCGGAAGCGACGCGCTCGAACGGCTCGGAGACCGCCGCCGGTTCGAGCCGTCCAGTCTCCTCGTCGAACAGATAGACCGCGATGCAGGGCGGACCCAGAACGCTCACGCCAGCGTCCAGGACCAACTCCGCCATCGCCTGCACGGAGTCCGCCTCGATGACCCCTCGGGCGAGTTCGTGGAGTGTCTGGAAGCGGCGCTCGTTTTCCTTCCGGTCGGTGATGTCCTGGAGCGACCCCCGGACCGCGACGACCCGGCCGTCCTCGACGGCCGGCTCTGCGATCGATCGGATCCAGCGGTCGCCCTCGGGTAGCGCGTCGAGGCGGACCTCCATGTCGTAGCGTTCGCCCTCCTCGATGGCCGCCGTCAGCAACCGCTCCATGTACGCCTGGTCGTCGGGGTCGTACAGCTGGATGATCTCCTCGGGCGTGATCGGTTCGTCGGGCGAGAGGCCGTGGATATCGTAGAACTCCTCGGTGGCCTCGAAGGTGTAGGGCTCCTCGCGGACGTCGAGTTCCCACCCGCCGACGTGGGCGGTCCGTTCGGCCTGTTTGAGGAGGTCCTGAGTCCGCTCTAACTCGCGTTCGCGCTCCCGGAGTTCCGCCGTCTGCTCGTGGCGCTCGGTGACGTCGTGAGCGGAGACGACCAGCGAGACGATATCGCCGTCGTCG belongs to Halococcoides cellulosivorans and includes:
- a CDS encoding bacterio-opsin activator domain-containing protein, coding for MERLRSTPTETTGRDSLPQRSIARWVSIAVGLVVGLGWLSLGVHAGGEITSVAPLAIVGPVLLGATANWSDLDALIERVEQITEGDYDVTFDLDRDDEVGQLADALDEMTDRLAAREAETDAEIGYTEDLLDAIDDVFYVLDRDGGHCRWNQSFEDVTGYDHDEIEGHHPLRYFEGDTRETVAAALDRVFEDGSVRIEAPLQTADGESIPYEWVVNRLEAPDGTAVAAGIGRDVTARQATERERDRYARRFEAVFDDPNLLAAVLAPDGTLLDVNDNAMDRIDADRSAVIGASFWETPWWADDPAVQTEIREGIDRAAAGEYVEYEIHHEGPDIETYASLGTIRPVFDDGDIVSLVVSAHDVTERHEQTAELRERERELERTQDLLKQAERTAHVGGWELDVREEPYTFEATEEFYDIHGLSPDEPITPEEIIQLYDPDDQAYMERLLTAAIEEGERYDMEVRLDALPEGDRWIRSIAEPAVEDGRVVAVRGSLQDITDRKENERRFQTLHELARGVIEADSVQAMAELVLDAGVSVLGPPCIAVYLFDEETGRLEPAAVSEPFERVASEPTAGYDPRAGDLLWEAYASGEVVTADDRALDGTQILTSAVNCALLVPIGEHGVLLAATDDADVRPDDRRLAETLAATMATALSRLESDAALQDKQRQLEAQNRRLRRQIQITETIRRINRSLVGSRTREEIESAVCERLVESGDTVFAWIGSLDDGSLVPRVWAGEGHAYLDAVSLSTDAPTPDPSVQAATDGEPVVVRSVVDNVTNEAWRKHALVEEFASLVAVPLEIDEHSYGVLTVYATEAGAFGDLERRIFEELGENIANAIRALEAFRALYTDEFVELRLRLDREETFLGRVAAAADATVEYVGLASRPEDASPLFFEVEDADPAAMADVLDELHAVREYRQIGGDEGRTLFEATVAGTVCAARLVEYGGVPRSIGADGDEIEVVVDVPVGTDVREFVDMIRERHPSVELLARKNVTRDAQTRQELVAGLFEGLTDRQLAVLRTAFFAGFFEWPRESTGQEVADLLDVSQPTVNRHLRHALRALLEQLFEEEPTTVAPT